The proteins below come from a single Silene latifolia isolate original U9 population unplaced genomic scaffold, ASM4854445v1 scaffold_73, whole genome shotgun sequence genomic window:
- the LOC141640181 gene encoding uncharacterized protein LOC141640181, with product MRIEEEGSSQKEFMVIRNGHPVCILGKPTGCAVIRVKVDASWNRTLEAAFGWIAYDGTGQKLGRRQVRTRAESPLEAEALGVRDIVEWAQERRILHLDISSDCLQLINQIAGVDKDNHRIVGLLEDIRGSFSFFHCLCFNFILRHLNGFAHSLAKQAMKL from the coding sequence ATGCGAATTGAGGAGGAGGGGTCGTCCCAAAAGGAGTTTATGGTTATTCGCAATGGTCATCCTGTGTGTATTCTAGGTAAGCCGACCGGGTGTGCTGTGATACGTGTGAAAGTGGATGCTAGCTGGAACCGGACCCTTGAGGCAGCCTTCGGGTGGATTGCTTATGATGGTACGGGGCAAAAGCTGGGTCGGAGACAGGTGCGCACCAGAGCTGAATCGCCTTTGGAGGCTGAAGCTTTGGGAGTTCGTGATATTGTGGAGTGGGCACAAGAGAGGCGGATCCTTCATCTGGACATTTCATCGGATTGTTTGCAGCTTATTAATCAAATAGCGGGGGTTGACAAGGATAACCACAGGATTGTGGGCTTATTGGAGGACATTCGGGGTTCTTTTAGCttctttcattgtttatgttttaACTTTATTCTGAGGCACTTAAATGGCTTTGCGCATAGCTTAGCTAAGCAAGCCATGAAACTGTAA
- the LOC141640182 gene encoding uncharacterized protein LOC141640182: MAICHTGDRPNPLFHEYLFCLKTNPSYPKFLPLEASLERPLPSIIKPPTPNLKPLPDHLKYVFLGANNTLPLIISNQLEGDQERRLVDVLHKYKEAFGWSIADIKGISPSTCMHKIRLEKDAKPVRQPQRRLNPPMMEVVKEEVIKLLQMGIIFPISDSQWVSPTQVVPKKGGVTVIKNTQGALIPTRLQTGWRVCIDYRRLNQVTWKDHFPLPFLDQMLERLGGKEYYCFLDGYSGYFQIPIHPEDQSKTTFTCPFGTYAYRRMPFGLCNAPGTFQRCMMSIFSDYVERILEVFMDDFTIHGDSFDSCLDHLAMVLSRGIEVDMAKVDVIKTLPYPSNTRDVRSFLGHAGFYRRFIKDFSKIANPLCKLLHKDVEFVFDDHCREAFDLLKERLVSAPIIQAPKWDRPFEIMTDASDFAIGAVLGQKDDKASYVIQYASSLLNDAQRNYTVTEKEFLAVVYAIEKFRAYLLGAKVIIYTDHKSIRQLVDKKDTKARLMRWVLLLSEFDIEIKDKQGSANVVADHLSRLHINEDLVKTMGVVDGSLPHESLYSMKAVAPWYANLVNYMVTKKFPTSLSSSQRNKIKSDSRFYIWDEPYLWKMCQDQVIRRCVPDVEIPSILKHCHECQRFGNISRRNEMPQQPMLYLEIFDVWGIDFMGPFPNSYGYIYILLAVDYVSKWVEAIPTKCDDAKTVQAFVKSNIFSRFGFPKAIVSDRGTHFCNKVISTLLQKYGVLHKVSTAYHPQTNGQAEVSNREVKHILERTVNPDRKDWSTRMSKLNPFRRPSKKRVVEEIEDVVEPIFTGEEGLDANQLKIFQKLGLHQKQPIKTTRFLDPPTLNYLGMGTLARAMLAKVGLEAFFDDELWDYTYTSFTREFLSTLTECNVAEGREKKIRFRVSGKWHTLTHTQVREVLGISKAPSPILMLGKRSDAAWTEIVGSENAKYDNMISYCTNPVVQLLTRFITTIFYAIGEPTKVNAKIRTTMWTMLPEGVGVPDWVQLFIDACMVHKTKSSGGSINCGGAITFFVAHFEGDIDESQDIFKTKGLPLYNDIVLEECKMFKKVRQNPLRGYWLGPDKQKYLRLPRPKNSPLPSGTHGRHFFCWMDVSDFTSDEEEEETPNDPPVDMDTPMHEAEEGSHGPVAPWQQNMYDYFKETREVFTTISGRVENLHSWQQQQTPRLENLDQWRSVVDDRGKLIEEAATNQTALMREMIANQEANRRWQEQLDQTMTANANMWKEQNEWRGQMDQQFGVQNERYQEYVEDSYYDARTQEDTLGIVRDLFGMSLNPSIPPSITQEDVDQNYARATRERERRERRWKNQGTHDQGGASGSHS; the protein is encoded by the exons ATGGCGATCTGCCATACCGGCGATCGGCCAAATCCCCTGTTCCACGAATACTTGTTTTGCTTAAAGACAAATCCTAGCTACCCCAAATTCCTTCCCTTAGAAGCCTCCCTTGAAAGACCACTTCCATCCATCATTAAGCCACCCACCCCCAATCTAAAACCACTTCCCGACCACTTGAAATACGTCTTTCTTGGGGCAAATAACACTCtacccctcataatttcaaaccaacttgagggtgaTCAAGAAAGGAGATTGGTGGATGTTTTGCACAAGTACAAGGAAGCTTTCGGGTGGAGCATCGCGGACATCAAGGGGATAAGCCCAAGCACTTGCATGCACAAAATTCgattggaaaaggatgcaaaacccgttcggcaaccacaacggaggcttaatccacctatgatggaagttgtcaaggaagaagttatcaaacttcttcaaatgggtattatctttccaattagtgactcccaatgggtaagtcctactcaagttgtgccaaaaaagggaggggtgacggtaatcaaaaacactcaaggggcattgatccccacccgtttgcaaacgggatggagggtgtgtattgattatcgccgcctcaaccaagtcacttggaaggaccatttccccctaccctttctagatcaaatgctagagaggttaggtgggaaagagtactattgttttttggatggatattccgggtattttcaaatccccattcacccggaggatcaatccaaaacaACCTTCACTTGCCCGTTTGGTACTTATGCTTACCGCCGCATGCCCtttggattgtgcaatgcccccggcactttccaacggtgcatgatgagcattttctcggactatgtggagcgtattttggaagtcttcatggatgacttcaccattcatggagactcatttgactcgtgtctagaccatctcgctatggtcctatcacg agggattgaggtggatatggcaaaggtggatgtgattaaaaccttaccgtatccatctaatactcgagacgtgagatcgttcttgggacacgcgggtttttatcgaaggtttattaaggatttctccaaaatagctaaccccttgtgcaaacttttgcacaaggatgtagagttcgtgtttgatgatcattgtagggaagcatttgacttgttgaaggaAAGACTTGTATCGGCCCCAATCATTCAAGCACCCAAGTGGGATCGACCATTTGAGATCATGACCGATGCAAGCGATTTTGCCATTGGAGCCGTATTGGGACAAAAAGATGACAAAGCTTCATATGTGATCCAATATGCTTCCTCACTCTTGAATGACGCTCAACGAAATTACACCGTCACGGAAAAGGAATTTTTAGCGGTGGTGTATGCCATTGAAAAATTCCGGGCTTATCTCTTGGGTGCTAAGGTCATCATCTATACCGATCATAAGTCTATAAGGCAACTTGTAGACAAGAAAGACACCAAGGCTAGGCTCATGAGATGGGTGCTTTTGTTGAGCGAGTTTGACATAGAGATCAAGGACAAGCAAGGGAgtgctaatgtggtggccgaccatttGAGTAGGCTTCACATCAATGAAGATCTCGTGAAGACTATGGGGGTAGTTGACGGTAGCTTACCACATGAATCCCTTTACTCCATGAAGGCCGTTGCGCCTTGGTATGCCAACCTTGTCAATTACATGGTCACCAAGAAATTTCCCACCTCACTTTCATCTAGCCAAAGGAACAAGATCAAGTCCGATTCTAGATTCTATATATGGGATGAGCCATACTTGTGGAAAATGTGTCAAGATCAAGTCATCCGCCGTTGTGTGCCGGATGTAGAAATTCCATCCATCCTAAAGCATTGCCATGA atgccaacgttttggcaacatatcacgtagaaacgaaatgccccaacaaccgatgctctacttggagatttttgatgtttggggaatagACTTCATGGGGCCATTCCCTAATTCCTATGGATACATCTACATCCTCTTGGCGGTCGATTACGTTtctaagtgggtggaagccatCCCCACGAAatgtgatgatgcaaagacggtgcaAGCATTTGTCAAAAGTAATATATTTTCGAGGTTCGGCTTCCCAAAAGCCATTGTGAGTGATAGGGGGACTCATTTTTGTAACAAGGTGATCTCAACCttgcttcaaaaatatggtgtgcttcacaaagtttctacggcatatcacccccaaacaaatggccaagcggaagtctctaaccgggaggttaaacacatcttggaaagaacggtcaatcccgaccgaaaggattgga GTACAAGAATGTCAAAATTAAACCCATTCCGAAGGCCATCTAAGAAAAGGGTTGTAGAGGAGATTGAAGATGTGGTGGAACCAATTTTTACCGGGGAGGAAGGGTTAGATGCAAACCAATTAAAAATCTTTCAAAAACTCGGCCTACACCAAAAACAACCAATCAAAACCACCCGGTTCCTTGACCCCCCCACCCTAAACTACCTAGGCATGGGCACCCTAGCCCGGGCTATGCTAGCTAAGGTGGGCCTAGAGGCATTCTTTGATGATGAGTTATGGGATTACACCTACACCTCCTTTACCCGAGAGTTCCTTTCCACCTTGACGGAGTGTAATGTAGCGGAGGGAAGAGAGAAAAAAATCCGGTTTAGAGTGAGTGGAAAGTGGCACACCCTTACCCATACTCAAGTGAGGGAGGTCTTGGGAATTTCAAAAGCCCCATCTCCCATTCTCATGCTTGGGAAAAGGAGTGATGCGGCTTGGACCGAGATTGTAGGATCCGAAAATGCCAAATATGACAACATGATCTCTTATTGCACCAACCCCGTTGTGCAACTACTCACCCGCTTCATAACCACCATCTTCTATGCCATAGGAGAGCCCACTAAGGTCAATGCAAAGATCCGAACTACCATGTGGACCATGCTCCCGGAGGGGGTAGGAGTGCCCGATTGGGTACAACTTTTTATTGATGCATGCATGGTTCACAAGACCAAAAGTTCGGGAGGGAGTATCAATTGTGGGGGAGCAATCACATTCTTTGTTGCACACTTTGAGGGGGACATTGATGAATCCCAAGACATTTTCAAGACTAAGGGTCTTCCCTTGTACAATGATATTGTTCTTGAGGAGTGTAAGATGTTCAAGAAAGTAAGGCAAAACCCCCTTAGAGGATATTGGTTGGGCCCCGACAAGCAAAAGTATTTGAGGCTTCCAAGGCCTAAAAACTCCCCTTTGCCAAGTGGCACCCATGGTAGGCATTTCTTTTGTTGGATGGATGTATCGGACTTTACCTCcgatgaggaagaagaggagaCACCAAATGACCCTCCCGTGGACATGGACACCCCAATGCATGAAGCGGAGGAGGGCTCTCATGGCCCGGTTGCTCCTTGGCAACAAAATATGTACGATTATTTCAAAGAGACAAGAGAGGTGTTCACTACCATAAGTGGACGTGTGGAGAATCTCcattcttggcaacaacaacaaacgccAAGATTGGAGAATCTAGATCAATGGAGAAGTGTGGTTGATGATAGGGGGAAGTTGATAGAGGAGGCCGCAACAAATCAAACGGCTTTGATGAGGGAAATGATTGCTAACCAAGAGGCTAACCGTCGTTGGCAAGAACAACTTGACCAAACAATGACGGCCAATGCCAACATGTGGAAGGAGCAAAATGAGTGGAGAGGCCAAATGGACCAACAATTTGGGGTCCAAAATGAAAGATATCAAGAGTATGTCGAAGATTCATACTACGATGCAAGGACCCAAGAAGACACACTTGGGATAGTTCGTGATCTATTTGGCATGTCTCTTAACCCATCCATCCCACCCTCTATCACCCAAGAAGATGTGGACCAAAACTATGCCCGGGCcacaagagaaagagaaagaagagaaagaaggtGGAAGAACCAAGGCACCCATGATCAAGGGGGTGCCTCGGGTTCTCATTCTTGA